TTCTGAATTGCGGATCGCCATTTCAGGATCGGTCCTCCGGACAGCGGCGGAGGTCCGGTCGAATCACGCGACGCGGAAGCCGCAACCTCTGAGAAGCCCACCGTGCTTCCGGGTGCCAGCATCAAACCTGCAGCAGAAGGCCGACGCGCTCGCTCGCCGGTGCCGTCGGGCAGGACGCGTCGTCCGCGACGCTCCGACGAGAGCATTGTCGAGTCCCGCCGGCGCGCGGGCCTCTTCGAGCGTGTTCCCGTTGGACCACAGCGCCGCTCGGCGCCGCCGATTCATGGGGGAGCCGAGCCGCGAGAAGGAGAGTTGCCTGATGACCGACCATCGGGATGGCCCGGACGTGACGGAGGCGCGGCCGAAGACACGTCCGCTGACCGGCGACGAATACATCGAGACCTTGCGCGACGACCGGGAGATCTACATCTACGGCGACCGTGTCAAGGACGTCACCTCGCATCCGGCCTTCCACAACCCCGTCCGGATGACGGCGCGGCTGTACGACGCTCTGCACGACCCGGCCAAGCGTGACGTCCTCACCGCGCCGACGGACACCGGCAGCGACGGCTACACCCACCGCTTCTTCACCACCCCGCACAGCGCGGCCGACCTCGTGGCCGACCAGCAGGCCATCGCGGCCTGGGCCCGGATGAGCTACGGCTGGATGGGACGGAGCCCGGACTACAAGGCATCCTTCCTGGGCACGCTCGGGGCGAACGCCGACTTCTACGCCCCCTACGCCGACAACGCGCGGCGCTGGTACCGCGAGTCGCAGGAGAAGGTCCTGTACTGGAACCACGCGATCGTTCACCCGCCGGTCGACCGCAGCCGCCCGCCGGACGAGGTCGCGGACGTGTTCATCCACGTGGAGAAGGAGACCGACAACGGCCTGGTCGTGAGCGGGGCCAAGGTCGTCGCCACCGGTTCGGTGCTCACCCATTACAACTTCATCGCCCACTACGGCTTGCCGATCAAGGACCGGAAGTTCGCGCTGGTGGCCACCGTGCCGATGGGCGCGCCGGGGATGAAGCTGATCTGCCGGCCGTCCTACAGCGCCACGGCCGCGGTGATGGGCAGCCCGTTCGACTACCCGCTCTCCTCACGGCTGGACGAGAACGACACCATCCTCATCCTCGACAAGGTGCTCATCCCGTGGGAGAACGTGTTCATCTACGGCGACCTGGGCAAGGTCCAGCTGTTCACCGGGCAGTCCGGATTCTCCGAGCGCTTCACCTTCCACGGCTGCACGCGCCTGGCGGTGAAACTGGAGTTCATCGCCGGCCTGCTGGCCAAGGCACTGGAGATCACCGGCACCTCGGATTTCCGAGGTGTGCAGAGCCGGCTGGGCGAGGTCCTGGCCTGGCGCAACCTGTTCTGGGCCTTCTCCGACGCGGCCGCGCGCAACCCGGTCGCGTGGAAGAACGGCGCGGTGCTGCCCAATCCCCAGTACGGCATGGCCTACCGGTGGTTCATGCAGATCGGCTACCCGAGGATCAAGGAGATCGTGCAGCAGGACGTCGCCAGCGGACTGATCTACGTCAACTCCAGCGCCGATGACTTCAAGAACCCAGACATCCGCCCCTACCTGGACAAATACGTCCGCGGTTCGGGCGGCGTCGACTCCGTCGAGCGGGTCAAGGTGATGAAGCTGCTGTGGGACGCGGTCGGCTCCGAGTTCGGCGGCCGACACGAACTGTACGAGCGCAACTACGCGGGCAACCACGAGAACACCCGGGTGGAGCTGCTGTTCGCACAGTTGGCCACCGGACAGGTCGACGACTACAAGGCCTTCGTCGACGAATGTCTCGCCGAGTACGACCTGGACGGCTGGACGGTGCCCGATCTCAACTCCTTCGGCAACCTGCGGGGCGTCAGGGACGGCCTGCTCAACGACTGAGCGTCTCCGGCCGACCACCTGAGACGCCGCGCGTGAGGAGGCCCGGTCGCCCCACGAGGGCGGCCGGGCCTCCAGGCGTTCAGCTGCGATCAGGTGTCCAGGTGTCCGGATGTCCCGCGGGAAAGGGCGCAGGAGCCCGCCTCGGCGGGCGGCGGTACACCCTTTCCCCGCGGAGCCCTCACGCCAGGGAAAACGGATGACCGGAAAAAGCGGCTGTGGTCCTTTCCGCCTCGGTGTCTGCAGCCACCGACGCGGGGAAGGATTCGGATCTCCTCCTTAACGGATAAAGCCGTTCAATGCGGACCACATTCACATTCAGCTTCTTTAAAAAGCATGACATCGGTCTGATATCCGAGGCATCTCCCCCATTGCGCTGTCCTTTCCCGGAAAAAATGAACGGTACGGGCGCCGGCGGGCCCGCCGTACGGTCACGCCGATCTGCGGCGGCTCAGGCCACCGTCCTCTCCTGGGCGCCGGCCGGACCGCCGAGTATGTGCTCGCGGCCCCGGTTGCCCCGGACGAGCAGATCGGCCAGCGGTCCGCCTCTGGCGTGGTCGGCGCTGCGCAGCGCGCCGGCGGCGGTGGTCAGATCCCGGACCACCGCGTCCAGCACCGCGGCGATCGGGTCGGCGTTCTGCTGCAGGATGTCGCACCAGAGGCCGGGAGCTCCGGTGGCGACCCGGGTCGTGTCCTGCAGGCCCCTGCCCGCCAGCGAGAGCGTGCTCTGGTCGGCGCCCGCGAACCACGCCGCGAGCGCCGCCGACACCAGGTGCGGCACGTGCGAGACCGCGGCGGCGGCCCGGTCGTGCGCCTCGGGGGTGAGCACCCTGAGCTCTCCCCCGCACACCCCGACCAGCTGCGCCACCAGCCGCACCGGCCCCGCCGGCGTCGCCGGGTGCGGGCACAGCGCCCACGGCCGGCCCGTGAACAGGTCCGCGTGCGCCGCGCAGGGGCCCGACAGCTCACGGCCGGCCATCGGATGCCCGGGAACGTAGGTGGTGAAGTCACATCCGGCCAGCTCCGCGTCGGCGATGATGCGGGTCTTGGCGCTGGCGACATCGGTGTAGACGGCGCCCAGCCCGCGGGCCTGGGCCTCGCGCAGCACGTCGACGACGGTGGACGGCGGGGTGGCGATGACCACGACGTCGGCGGGGGGATCGTCGCGCGTCAGCGCGGTCCCCGCCCCCATCCTCACCGCCTGCGCCAGCGCGCCGGTGTCCCGGTCGGACAGCCCGACGTGGATGCCGGCACGGCGCAGCCTGAGTGCGATCGAGGTCCCGATCACACCGCTGCCGACAACCGTGACGCGGCGGACCCCGACCGGGTCCGCAGGTTCCTCCGCAACGCCCCCGCCGGGTACGCGGGCATCCGGCGGGGCGTCGGCAACCATCGCGGTCGTCATCAAATCTTTTCCTCTCATCGCCTATCGGATCGTGTGTTTTCCAGCTGTTCTCGCACGGATAACTCTGCGCGTTTCACAGTCCGTTAACCAGGCAGATCAGAGTCAACAAGCTGCCCATCGGAAACCGCTTCATGTCAATTACCGGAAATGGCGAGGGCCATCGCCCGTCCTTTCTCCGAGCGGGTCGGAAAGCCGCGTGGAGAAAGGACGGGCGATGGCCCTGAACCTGATGTGCCCGGCGTGTTGTCAGGCGTCGGCGAACTGCCCGGGGGAACGGCCGGCCCCGGCCGGTCCCCGGTACGCCTGAGCGATGTCCAGCCAGTGGTCGGCCTCGGCACCGGTGGCGGTGAGCGCGAGGTCGTCGCGGTGGCGGCGCCTGGTCACCAGCAGGCAGAAGTCCACGGCGGGCCCGGTGACCTTCTGCTCGGAGTCCTCCGGCCCGTAGGCCCACACCTGTCCCGAGGGGGCGGTGAGCTCGAAGCGGAACTCCCCGGCCGGCGGCGTCAGCCCCCGCGCCAGATAGCCGAAGTCCCTGGTCAGCACCGCGAACACGACCAGGTGCCCGATCCGGTCGGTCCGCTCCAGGCGCGCGCCGAGCGCGTCGGCGATGTCCTGGCCATGTGCGAACTGCTCCATGATCCCGGCGCACGCGAGGATGACGGGCGGCAGCGGGTTGACCAGCCAGGGCACCGTCTCACCCGGCGGGACGGCGGCCAGCGCCTTGACCACGGCCTCGCGCTCGGCCTGCCAGCGGTCGAGCAGCACCTCCGGCGGGTCGTTCTTGTAGTCGGCGAGCGCGGCGTTCACCGCGCCGTCGAAATCCTTCTCCGCCCCCGCGGCCAGGACCTTGAACGCCTCCGCGTCGGATGCCGCCGTCCCGGCCAGCCTGAAGATGAAGGCGAGGTGGGCGATCTGGTCGGCGATCGTCCATCCGGGTGCGGGAGTGGGCAGCCGCCACTGCTCCGCGTCGAGCCCTGCCACCAGCCGGGCGAGTTCGTCGCCCTCGGCGGTCAGGTCGTTGAGCACGCCCTCCAGCTCGCTCACGTCTCTGTCCTCTCATTTGGCGATCAGATTCAGATCGGAATGCCTTGATCACGTGCCCGCCGCGGCCGGCCGGACCGATAAAGCACGTAATGAAATACCTCGCTCGCGGACGGCATTATGAGAACACCTCGGAGCAGCGTTATCGAATCAAGGATGCATCAGCGGAAATCACGCTGTCTTCTCCATGGGTGCTGTCGCGGCGCGGCGCGGCCACCGCCCGCCGCCTTCGCACCATGAAGACCGCGAGCAGGCTGCCGAGCAGGAGCACCGCGGCCACGACGCCCAGCGTCGGCCTGCCGGCCGCCACGAAGCCCTCACCGAAGGCCTCTCGGGTCAGCCGGGCGAAGCGGGCGGCGACGTCGGCCGGCAGGGCGCCCGGCAGCGGACCCGTGGCAGGCGGGCCGGCCGCGGGTCCGCCGGGGGCGGCGCCTGCGCCCAGCCCGGCCAGATACGCCTGCCGGACCCCCTCCGGGAGCTGCGCCAGGCGCTCCCCCGCCTCCCGCAGCAGCGACTCCGCCAGCCTGTTCTGCAGGACGGCCCCGATCACGGCCGCGCCCAGGGCCGCACCGACCTGCCGCGCCGTGTTGAGCACGCCCGAGGCGGCCCCGGCCTGCCGCGGAGGGATCTCGCGCATCGCCTCCGTCGTCGCCGGGGCGAACGTCAGGCCCATGCCGACGCCGACGACGAGGAACGGGACGAGGAACGTCGCCGCCGTCGCCGAGGTCGCCGAGACGACCGCGACGGCGAACACGCCCAGTGAACAGCAGGCCAGGCCCACGATGAGCAGGATCCGGCCGCCGACCCGGTCGGTCAGCCGGCCAGCGGCCGGGGCGACCACGGTCAGCGCGAGGGTCAGGGGCAGCCCGGCGACCCCCGCCGCCAGCGGGCTCATCCCCAGTACGGCCTGCGCCTCGATCATGAAGACGAACAGCAGCCCGTAGAGCGAGAACGACATGATCAGTGTGATGAGCGTGGCGATGGTGTAGTTGCGGTTGCGGAACAGCCGCAGCGGCAGCAGTGGCTCCGGCTGACGGCGTTCCCACAGCACGAACAGCACCAGCAGCACCCCCGCGACGGCGAGGATCCCGGGGATCGTCACCGGCCCCGCGACCGTTCCCCAGCCGTGGCGCTCCCCCTCGACCAGGCCGTACACCAGCGCGGACAGGCCGCTGGTGGCCAGCAGTACGCCGACCAGGTCGAAGCGGTGCGACACCCCCGGCCGCAGACCCGGCACGTAGCGGAGCGCCAGCAGCATGCCGGCCAGCGCCACGGGGACGTTGAGATAGAAGATCGACTGCCAGCCCAGCCGGGTGACCAGGAGCCCGCCCAGCGTCGGCCCGCTCACCGAGGCGACGCCGGCCACCGCCGCGAAGATCCCGAAGGCCCCGCCGCGCCGTTCGGGCGGGAAGATCGCCGAGATGAGCACGAGCGCCTGCGGCAGCAGCGCCGCCGCCCCGACACCCTGCAGCACCCTGGCGGCGATCAGCTGGTCGGGCGTCTGGGACAGGCCGCACAGCGCCGAGGCGAGCGTGAACAGCCCGAGGCCGGCGACGAAGACGGACCGGGGACCGAGCAGGTCGCCCAGCCGCCCGAAGACGATCAGCGACGACGCGAACGCCAGCAGGTATCCGTTCAGGACCCACAGCACCTTGTCGAGTCCCGCCCCCAGCGTCCTCATCATGTCCGGCGCGGCGACGTTGACGATGGTGGTGTCCAGCAGGATCAGGAAGTTGGCGATGCAGAGGACGCCCAGCGCGAGCCACGGACTCGGGCGTGCCGGCCGGGCGGTCATGTCGCCCGGTCAGGCCCCGTGGACGGAGCGGTCTGCAGCCCCGGCCCGGTCCGCATCCAGCCGCCCACCCGCCGCGCCGCGGCCAGGCTCGCCCACGAGGTGAGCTCGACGAGCGCGCGGTCGTCGGGGTTGTCCCGCCGGAAGTCGTCGATGAGCGCCCGGTCGACCTGGTAGGAGGCCATCGCCGTCAGCAGCGCCAGCCGGCCGGCCGGCCGCTGGGCGGGCGGCAGGGCGGAGACCGACTCGGAGACCCAGGCCCGGCTGAGCCCCGCCGGCCCGCCGTTCCACCCGGCCAGCTCGGCGGAGACCAGATCCCGGACCTCTTCCGGCACCGAACGCCGGCCGCCCCGCTCGATGGCGGCGCAGGCCCGGGCGAAGGCCTCGGCGATGTTGGCCGTGCCCTCCGCCCAGGACAGATCGGCCGGCAGCGGCGCGTCCGGCAGCAGGCCGAGGGACGCGCCGGGGGCGTGAGCCCTGCGGGCCGCCGGCCTCATGAACAGCCCCAGCAGCCGCATGAGGACCGGGCGGATCCCGGCGGGCACCTCCGGCGGCACCGGGGACTCGTCCAGGAACACGTTGACCATACGGTTGAAGTACTGGAAGGTGACCGCCACCCCGACCAGCTCCGGAGCCTGCTCCGCCGGTGACGGCAGCTCGTGCCGGGCGGCCGTCTCCCGCCTGTCGCTGGCCCGCGCCCACGCGGCGATCCGGCGCACGCCGGGGTCGGTGATCTCCTCGATGCGGTCAGCGGCGATCTCGGCGGCGTACTGCCCCTGCACGAGGCTGTGCAGCGTCGCGCTGTGCACGTCCACGCAGTAAGGGCAGCTGTTGCCCATCGACACCGCGGCGGCCACCGCCTCCTTGATCGCCCTGCTGACCGTCCCCTGGGCCAGGAGCGACTCCCGCAGCATCAGCCAGCAGGCCGCCAGGGGTTCCGGAGCGGGCGAGTGCAGGATCACCGGCGGCGCCAGCATGCCGAAGTCCCGTTCGACCTGCCCGTAGACTCTCCCGACGAGATCCAGCGCGGCGCCTGGTCTGACCGCGGAGACGTGGCGGATCTGGGACAGCGCGCTCCGCCGTGCCACGGGGGTGAGGATCCTGCTCATCGCTCGCTCCTGTCCTCAGCGGTGCAG
The nucleotide sequence above comes from Streptosporangium brasiliense. Encoded proteins:
- a CDS encoding 4-hydroxyphenylacetate 3-hydroxylase family protein; its protein translation is MTDHRDGPDVTEARPKTRPLTGDEYIETLRDDREIYIYGDRVKDVTSHPAFHNPVRMTARLYDALHDPAKRDVLTAPTDTGSDGYTHRFFTTPHSAADLVADQQAIAAWARMSYGWMGRSPDYKASFLGTLGANADFYAPYADNARRWYRESQEKVLYWNHAIVHPPVDRSRPPDEVADVFIHVEKETDNGLVVSGAKVVATGSVLTHYNFIAHYGLPIKDRKFALVATVPMGAPGMKLICRPSYSATAAVMGSPFDYPLSSRLDENDTILILDKVLIPWENVFIYGDLGKVQLFTGQSGFSERFTFHGCTRLAVKLEFIAGLLAKALEITGTSDFRGVQSRLGEVLAWRNLFWAFSDAAARNPVAWKNGAVLPNPQYGMAYRWFMQIGYPRIKEIVQQDVASGLIYVNSSADDFKNPDIRPYLDKYVRGSGGVDSVERVKVMKLLWDAVGSEFGGRHELYERNYAGNHENTRVELLFAQLATGQVDDYKAFVDECLAEYDLDGWTVPDLNSFGNLRGVRDGLLND
- a CDS encoding prephenate dehydrogenase; amino-acid sequence: MTTAMVADAPPDARVPGGGVAEEPADPVGVRRVTVVGSGVIGTSIALRLRRAGIHVGLSDRDTGALAQAVRMGAGTALTRDDPPADVVVIATPPSTVVDVLREAQARGLGAVYTDVASAKTRIIADAELAGCDFTTYVPGHPMAGRELSGPCAAHADLFTGRPWALCPHPATPAGPVRLVAQLVGVCGGELRVLTPEAHDRAAAAVSHVPHLVSAALAAWFAGADQSTLSLAGRGLQDTTRVATGAPGLWCDILQQNADPIAAVLDAVVRDLTTAAGALRSADHARGGPLADLLVRGNRGREHILGGPAGAQERTVA
- a CDS encoding TIGR03084 family metal-binding protein, translated to MSELEGVLNDLTAEGDELARLVAGLDAEQWRLPTPAPGWTIADQIAHLAFIFRLAGTAASDAEAFKVLAAGAEKDFDGAVNAALADYKNDPPEVLLDRWQAEREAVVKALAAVPPGETVPWLVNPLPPVILACAGIMEQFAHGQDIADALGARLERTDRIGHLVVFAVLTRDFGYLARGLTPPAGEFRFELTAPSGQVWAYGPEDSEQKVTGPAVDFCLLVTRRRHRDDLALTATGAEADHWLDIAQAYRGPAGAGRSPGQFADA
- a CDS encoding DHA2 family efflux MFS transporter permease subunit, whose protein sequence is MTARPARPSPWLALGVLCIANFLILLDTTIVNVAAPDMMRTLGAGLDKVLWVLNGYLLAFASSLIVFGRLGDLLGPRSVFVAGLGLFTLASALCGLSQTPDQLIAARVLQGVGAAALLPQALVLISAIFPPERRGGAFGIFAAVAGVASVSGPTLGGLLVTRLGWQSIFYLNVPVALAGMLLALRYVPGLRPGVSHRFDLVGVLLATSGLSALVYGLVEGERHGWGTVAGPVTIPGILAVAGVLLVLFVLWERRQPEPLLPLRLFRNRNYTIATLITLIMSFSLYGLLFVFMIEAQAVLGMSPLAAGVAGLPLTLALTVVAPAAGRLTDRVGGRILLIVGLACCSLGVFAVAVVSATSATAATFLVPFLVVGVGMGLTFAPATTEAMREIPPRQAGAASGVLNTARQVGAALGAAVIGAVLQNRLAESLLREAGERLAQLPEGVRQAYLAGLGAGAAPGGPAAGPPATGPLPGALPADVAARFARLTREAFGEGFVAAGRPTLGVVAAVLLLGSLLAVFMVRRRRAVAAPRRDSTHGEDSVISADASLIR
- a CDS encoding carboxymuconolactone decarboxylase family protein, with the translated sequence MSRILTPVARRSALSQIRHVSAVRPGAALDLVGRVYGQVERDFGMLAPPVILHSPAPEPLAACWLMLRESLLAQGTVSRAIKEAVAAAVSMGNSCPYCVDVHSATLHSLVQGQYAAEIAADRIEEITDPGVRRIAAWARASDRRETAARHELPSPAEQAPELVGVAVTFQYFNRMVNVFLDESPVPPEVPAGIRPVLMRLLGLFMRPAARRAHAPGASLGLLPDAPLPADLSWAEGTANIAEAFARACAAIERGGRRSVPEEVRDLVSAELAGWNGGPAGLSRAWVSESVSALPPAQRPAGRLALLTAMASYQVDRALIDDFRRDNPDDRALVELTSWASLAAARRVGGWMRTGPGLQTAPSTGPDRAT